GTTTACGCAAATTAATTATAAGGTAGGCGCCACGTTCGTCACGATGTACGTGGTCTTTATCTATGCCTTGCTGATGCCCGAAAACACCAAAGTGGCCGAGTTCCGAATCCTCGACACAGCGATTGGCGGCGCCCTTGCGTTTATCGCAAATTACCTGCTATGGCCGTCGTGGGAGTTCCTGAGCCTTCCGGCCTACATCCGCAAATCGGTCAATGCCAATGCAAATTACCTGCGTGAAATCAAAACCTACTACGCCGCTAAGGGTGATACTACCCCGGCTTACCGGGTTGCGCGAAAAAATGCCTTCGTAGAAACGGGCAATTTGATGGCATCCTTCCAGCGCATGTCCCAGGAACCCAAATCAAAGCAAAAACAGATCCAGCTGCTCTACAAGATCGTGGAGTTGAACCACACCCTGCTGTCGGCATCCGCATCGATTGGAACTTACATACAGACGCACCATACCACGAAATCGTCGGAAGCATTTAACGTCGTGATGAACACCGTCATCCGGAACCTCGACAATGCCATCAAGGTGCTCAACCATGAAGTAGCCCCGTCGTCGGTGAACACCGAATCAAGGGATCATGAACTCGACCTTCGGTTCACGGAACTTAAGAACCTGCGTGCGAAAGAGCTGCGCGCCCTCGCCAATGATGACGACGAGTTTTATCTGAGAATGCAGGAATCCCAACTCGTTATTGAACAACTGGTATGGCTGATCAATTTATCGGAAAGTATTGTGAAAGCCATCCTGAAACTTGAAGAGAAGCACTAATTCGCTGCCATGTAGCCCTGTAGCATAATCGTCGCGGCAATCTCGTCCACCAGGGCCTTGTTGCGGCGCTGTTTTTTATTAAGCCCGCTGTCTATCATCGTCTGGAAAGCCATCTTCGAGGTAAACCTTTCGTCGGCGCGCACGACCGGCATCGCGGGAAACTTTTTCTGGAACATCAGCACAAATTTCTCGATGATTTCGGTACTTTCTGAAGGCTGCCCATTCATTTGCAAAGGTTTTCCGATAATGACTTTCTCGACTTTCTCTTCCGCAAAATAACCCTGAAGGAAATCAATCACCGTGTCTGATGCAATCGTGGTCAGTCCGGACGCAATGAGCTGCAATTCATCCGTAATGGCAATCCCGGTGCGCCTGAGTCCGTAATCTATAGCAAGCAGTCTGGCCATCTTATTTGATTAATGCGTAGTTAATTATAGACTGCATCTGGACCGGAAAGAACAGGTTCATGGCAATCACGACACAGTACAACCCGAACAGCAGGCAGGGCAGTAATACCGCCATCACCCACAACACCGAATACAGGTATGGGATGCGCTGGCGCGTCCTCGACTTCAGTTTGCGTGACAGCACAAAGGCTGAAGCCAGGATACAAACGCTGTGCAGCGCCAGCATAATTTTGTAGTATATGGGTACGTGCCGCGGCGTATAGTAATTCAGCAGCCACGAAGGGTAAAATGACAACTTATAATCCTGCAGGTGGACCGCACGGAAGTACAGCACGATTGACATCAGCATTGATACCGCCAGGTAGGTAAACGCCGCCCAAAAGGCTGCAATAAAGGCGTCGTGCATGCGCACTTCGTATTTTGTCAGGACCTTACCGATTACCCATAATCCAACCGTAGCGGGTATTGTGGCCAGCAAAGCGGAAGGCACAAAAACGATACCCGATACGAGAAGCAGTGTGGCGATGCCGTTGTGGATGGTTGTGTAGTCTCTGTCCATACGCGATCAAGCTTTCCCAAAAATAGGTTTTTTAGGATTATGATCCAGAATCTGCAGCGTTTATTTCAGCGTACAGGGAACAGAACAGGTGAACCATTTTCACTGACCCTATTTTGACTGTTTCAGGGGGAGGTAAATCGTAAATACGGCGCCTTTGCCCTTTTCACCCGAAGCGTCGATAAAACCTTTGTGTTCCTTTACCGCTTTTTCTACGATACTCAGGCCAATACCGGTACCTGAAATCTTTTCCTGTGCGGGCAAACGCTGAAAAAGATTGAATATCTTGTCCTTATACTCGTTATCGAAACCAATGCCGTTGTCAGCAACAATGAGCTCTACATACTCCATGTCTGCCTTTAGTGGAAATGCCGTCGTAAAATCCTGCCCTTTGCCCACTTTCGACCTGATTGTGATTACGGGGTGGCGCATCGAAAATTTAAGCGAGTTGGATACCAGGTTCGAGAAAAGCTGGCGCATCTGGAAAGGCACCGCACTGACAATGGGCAAATCATCACTTTCGATAATGGCTTTCTTGTCGGCAATCAGCAATTCATAATCGTTGCGGACCTGCTCCAGTATCTTATTGAGATCTACGCGCCTGAAGGTTTCCTTACTGCCCAGCCGTGAGTACGCCAGCAGGTCGTCGATAAGGTTGCGCATCCGGCCTGACGCGTTCTGTATGCCTTCAAGAAACACGGCCTTGCGCAGGTCATCCTGTCCTGTTTCACCGAGGCGGCTTGCGAAAATCTGTATTTTACGCAACGGTTCCTGCAAATCGTGGCTTGCAATGTGGTTGAACGACTCCAGCTGGTTAATAATCAGTTGCAAATGCTTGTTGGTGTCTCGCAACTCCTCTTCATTTTTACGAATGGTCGCGGTACGTTCAGTTACCTGGCTTTCAAGCATGGTGTTGAATTCGTTCAACTCCGCTTCCGCCTTCTTGCGGGCCGTAATATCCCTGAACACAGCAACCCCGTACGAACTTCCGGGGCCGCCTACCCTGGAATGCCTCACGTCGTACCAACGGTCCAGATCGGGTTGATAGCTTTCGTGTCTTTGCGGCAGTCCGGTGTCGGCCACAGCCTGTATTCGTTCCAATACGCCATGCCTCATATTCGGCAGCAATTCGGTGACCCGTTTCCCGACCGCATCCTTCCATCCCGTGTGTACAGCGAATGCGGCATTGGTTTCCCGGTAAATGATATCGATGACTTTGCCTGAAGCATCACGCTCAAGCTCAAAAAGTGCAAAACCATCGTCAATAGTTTCAAACAGCGTGCGGTATTTTTCTTCTGATTCCCGAAGTTCTTCTTCGGCTTTGGCCCATTCTACAGCGGCCCAGGTACGTTCTGCAGTTTCCTCGACAAGTTTGATTTCGTTTTCGGTCCAATGCCTCGGCGCGGATTGGTGAACGCTGAGCACGGCATGCGCCTTTCCATTTTTCACCAATGGCACCCCTATGGCCGCGCGTATACCGATCCCCTCGAACGATGCCTTGACTGCCGGCAACATTGAGGCGTCAGCATGCAGGTCATTGATCAGGACATTTTGCCCCGAATGGAAGATACCCATCAGTTCCTGCCCGAAATCGTCGACGCTGAGTCGGCCTTCAATCAGAGGCAATCCATTGGCATAACCCGGCCCGATAACCAATAAGTCATCGCCCTGAAGCTCTCCGTAAAATGCCCGGTTTACATCCAGATATTCACCCAATACCCGCATCGCCGCCTGTTGCAGCATCACGGGATCCTGTATGTAACGGATCGCGTCGTTGAGCTTTAGGAAATACGCCTGGCGTTCGTCCGCGCGCTTTCGTTCAGTGATATCATTGAAAATTCCAGTAATGCGTATGCTGCCGTCCCCGCCGATACGTGAAGCAAATACCGAATACCAATGCCCCGTTTGGGAACCCTGATATTCTATTCGCAAAGGCGCGCCGGTCTGGATGACGGTTTCGTAAGTTTCAAACCAAAATGGCTGCAGGTCGCCTACAATTTCACTGACTTTTTTACCGGTGACGGGCATGCCCGCAATGCGCTCAAAAGCCGGATTGGCCTCGATATAAAGCAGGTCTGCCGGTTTTTTATTGTCATCATACAGCATTTCCAGCACGCAGAATCCTTCATCCATGGAGTGGAAAAGGCTATGGAAAATGTCATTCGTTAAAACAGGTTTTTGGGCCATTTTATAAATTCCAGGAATCAATTCAATACACAACAAGTAGCACAAGTTACATTTTTTGTTTAAAAATGCGTATCACGG
The nucleotide sequence above comes from Flavobacterium magnum. Encoded proteins:
- the ruvX gene encoding Holliday junction resolvase RuvX; the encoded protein is MARLLAIDYGLRRTGIAITDELQLIASGLTTIASDTVIDFLQGYFAEEKVEKVIIGKPLQMNGQPSESTEIIEKFVLMFQKKFPAMPVVRADERFTSKMAFQTMIDSGLNKKQRRNKALVDEIAATIMLQGYMAAN
- a CDS encoding ATP-binding protein, yielding MAQKPVLTNDIFHSLFHSMDEGFCVLEMLYDDNKKPADLLYIEANPAFERIAGMPVTGKKVSEIVGDLQPFWFETYETVIQTGAPLRIEYQGSQTGHWYSVFASRIGGDGSIRITGIFNDITERKRADERQAYFLKLNDAIRYIQDPVMLQQAAMRVLGEYLDVNRAFYGELQGDDLLVIGPGYANGLPLIEGRLSVDDFGQELMGIFHSGQNVLINDLHADASMLPAVKASFEGIGIRAAIGVPLVKNGKAHAVLSVHQSAPRHWTENEIKLVEETAERTWAAVEWAKAEEELRESEEKYRTLFETIDDGFALFELERDASGKVIDIIYRETNAAFAVHTGWKDAVGKRVTELLPNMRHGVLERIQAVADTGLPQRHESYQPDLDRWYDVRHSRVGGPGSSYGVAVFRDITARKKAEAELNEFNTMLESQVTERTATIRKNEEELRDTNKHLQLIINQLESFNHIASHDLQEPLRKIQIFASRLGETGQDDLRKAVFLEGIQNASGRMRNLIDDLLAYSRLGSKETFRRVDLNKILEQVRNDYELLIADKKAIIESDDLPIVSAVPFQMRQLFSNLVSNSLKFSMRHPVITIRSKVGKGQDFTTAFPLKADMEYVELIVADNGIGFDNEYKDKIFNLFQRLPAQEKISGTGIGLSIVEKAVKEHKGFIDASGEKGKGAVFTIYLPLKQSK